From a region of the Mercurialis annua linkage group LG1-X, ddMerAnnu1.2, whole genome shotgun sequence genome:
- the LOC126665785 gene encoding eugenol synthase 1-like has translation MGDKSKILIIGGTGYIGKFIVEASAKAGHPTFALVRESTVSDAVKGKIVENFKSLGVTVLHGDLFNHESLVNAIKQVDVVISTVGGQQLADQAKIIAAIKQTGNVKRFFPSEFGTDVDHVHIVEPAKSIFEIKAQLRRTIEAEGIPYTYVVSNCFAAMIIPWVLPPGDTVSILGDGSVKAIFSLEQDIGTYTIKAVDDPRTLNKSLFINPPKNILNYNELVALKEKKTGKTFQKIYVSEEKLLKDIETVPVPYSIGLAINHSVFIKGDQTNFEIDPSWGVEASALYPDVKYTTVEEFFDQNA, from the exons atgggTGATAAAAGCAAAATCTTGATAATTGGAGGGACTGGTTATATCGGAAAGTTTATAGTTGAAGCAAGTGCAAAGGCTGGCCATCCCACATTCGCTCTGGTTAGGGAGAGCACAGTCTCTGATGCTGTTAAAGGCAAAATTGTCGAGAATTTCAAGAGCTTGGGCGTCACTGTGCTACAT GGTGATCTATTTAACCATGAAAGTTTGGTGAATGCTATTAAGCAAGTGGATGTGGTGATATCAACAGTTGGTGGCCAGCAATTAGCAGATCAGGCCAAGATTATTGCTGCTATTAAACAAACTGGCAATGTCAAG AGATTCTTCCCTTCAGAGTTTGGGACAGATGTGGATCATGTTCATATCGTTGAGCCAGCAAAATCTATATTTGAAATAAAGGCTCAACTTCGCCGTACCATTGAGGCTGAAGGGATACCCTACACTTATGTCGTTTCCAACTGCTTTGCTGCTATGATTATCCCCTGGGTGCTACCCCCTGGTGACACTGTCTCCATCTTAGGAGACGGCAGTGTCAAAG CAATTTTTAGTCTGGAGCAGGACATTGGAACCTACACCATCAAAGCGGTAGATGATCCAAGAACCTTGAACAAATCCCTGTTTATCAACCCTCCTAAGAACATTTTAAACTACAATGAACTTGTTGCTCTCAAAGAGAAGAAAACAGGCAAGACCTTTCAGAAAATCTATGTTTCAGAAGAGAAGCTTCTCAAGGACATCGAAA CCGTTCCGGTGCCATATAGCATTGGTCTAGCAATCAACCATAGCGTGTTTATAAAGGGCGATCAGACCAACTTTGAGATTGATCCTTCATGGGGAGTTGAGGCTTCTGCTCTGTATCCAGATGTCAAATACACCACCGTTGAAGAATTCTTTGATCAGAACGCTTGA
- the LOC126665786 gene encoding uncharacterized protein LOC126665786: MNERTFVVIFFFWAILTIITPTLILLSESSKPDLLQFNVDRSGGLMNARRMIDYSEKQLARKIIRSAPAPAPVLEPVFRTRWSSLRKFFKKL; encoded by the exons ATGAATGAGAGAACTTTTGTAGTTATATTTTTCTTCTGGGCTATCCTCACAATTATCACTCCAACACTCATTTTATTGTCAGAATCTTCAAAACCTGACTTGCTGCAGTTCAATG TTGATAGAAGTGGAGGACTAATGAATGCTAGAAGAATGATTGACTACTCAGAGAAGCAATTGGCAAGAAAAATTATCCGATCGGCACCGGCACCTGCTCCGGTGCTGGAACCGGTTTTCAGAACGAGATGGTCTAGTTTGAGAAAGTTTTTTAAGAAGCTATGA
- the LOC126680582 gene encoding uncharacterized protein LOC126680582 yields the protein MKRKGFSRRKRKEKSDYRSGPPGTAGYGLMDSSSSDDVVEVSPAELNCFTINLHIGGELGEWGYHNGEVKSRVYNLDVITMGKFDKWVAKLLPKKLVDYHWKETAVEYNVGIKPISHEDDFMEMARAGSKAGSVEVYVREYSVGDVRKLQPKRSPSPPPPSAVVLEEIEEPKDSFSYPSLGLVLSQENWEKHGDRGFRKKAPGAIRMVQSQGPGVKTQGSQGPWLRRRSASQGPLMIEGQWEPEPPPPYTAVGESEVRQWMKKTMEDLMRAGPSEGQNLAERFEEVQNEGLNEGLNEGENQNLNEGLKEGLNEELNEGQKDGVSEGQMEGPNDDEHGQMGIDEVSEGLYDGLPASDGMWNEGDLGEANQEANQRGPAADLQWEPERPSQVEDQWQKWGNFDELLDGLSAELRVLFDMPSERENDVPEGVVNEEQNVQEEGGHVDAEQNVEEEVGHGDAEQNEEEEVGHGDAEQNVEEEGGHGDEEHIDDYIVDPDYDIWDDDDDLLTELRSTGQLHGESSVPVQDGDEHDVQSTQRSGGRPRGSSQPEFGPGGVERTINPDLNEAESDYIASDDNNTASDSDGQTGARFNRFDEEAARANPSFTEGMLFDNRHQFKKACREWGIVNRYQVWFPTNEKTRVRCKCYAKCGFFVFASKLDMANPEDETFQVKSFFLEHTCPKRTTNFHVTSSYLADSFLEEFRNNPDYTPEQFKGKIQRELKQNIPIQKARRAKRKALDKLEGDEDGQYEKMYDYRREVLRTNPGSTVEFKEPRGKFQGMYVCFDAMKQAFRNGLREIVCLDGCWLKGKYGGQLLSATGIDPNDCMYPLAMAWVKVENTDSWMWFMELLKADLHLGNSTVFMSDKQKVISLIQKLVLFLALFGV from the exons ATGAAGAGAAAAGGATTCAGTAGACGAAAACGAAAAGAAAAGAGTGATTACAGAAGCGGGCCTCCTGGAACTGCTGGGTATGGCTTGATGGATAGTTCCAGCAGCGATGATGTTGTTGAAG tTTCCCCTGcagaattaaattgttttaccaTCAACTTACACATTGGTGGGGAACTTGGGGAGTGGGGATATCATAACGGGGAAGTGAAGAGTAGGGTATATAACCTTGATGTCATTACAATGGGTAAGTTTGATAAATGGGTGGCAAAACTGTTACCCAAGAAGCTTGTTGACTACCATTGGAAAGAGACAGCCGTAGAATATAACGTTGGGATAAAACCAATCAGCCATGAGGATGATTTTATGGAAATGGCTAGGGCTGGGTCAAAGGCGGGGAGTGTTGAGGTGTACGTTAGGGAGTACTCCGTTGGGGATGTTAGGAAATTACAGCCTAAGAGAAGTCCTAGTCCTCCCCCTCCATCAGCAGTTGTCTTAGAGGAAATTGAAGAACCGAAGGACAGTTTCAGTTATCCTAGTCTGGGCCTCGTGTTGAGTCAGGAAAATTGGGAGAAGCATGGGGATCGTGGCTTCAGAAAAAAGGCGCCAGGTGCCATCAGAATGGTGCAAAGTCAGGGGCCAGGGGTGAAAACGCAAGGGAGCCAGGGGCCATGGTTGAGAAGAAGGTCAGCAAGTCAAGGACCACTAATGATTGAAGGCCAATGGGAACCTGAACCCCCCCCTCCGTACACAGCCGTTGGTGAATCAGAGGTTCGCCAGTGGATGAAAAAAACTATGGAAGATCTGATGAGGGCGGGGCCTAGTGAGGGGCAAAATCTAGCTGAGAGGTTTGAGGAGGTGCAAAATGAGGGGCTGAACGAGGGGCTAAATGAGGGAGAAAATCAAAATCTGAATGAGGGGCTAAAGGAGGGGCTAAATGAGGAGCTGAACGAGGGGCAGAAAGATGGGGTGAGTGAGGGCCAAATGGAGGGGCCAAACGACGACGAGCATGGGCAGATGGGAATAGATGAGGTTAGTGAGGGGCTTTATGATGGGTTACCTGCTAGTGATGGGATGTGGAACGAAGGGGACCTTGGCGAGGCCAATCAAGAAGCTAATCAGAGGGGCCCTGCTGCTGATCTGCAATGGGAACCTGAGAGGCCAAGTCAGGTTGAGGACCAGTGGCAAAAATGGGGGAACTTCGATGAGTTGTTAGATGGCCTTTCAGCTGAGCTTCGGGTGCTATTCGACATGCCCAGTGAAAGAGAGAATGATGTTCCTGAGGGAGTTGTAAATGAAGAACAGAATGTGCAAGAGGAAGGGGGGCATGTGGATGCAGAGCAGAATGTGGAAGAGGAGGTGGGGCATGGGGATGCAGAGCAGAATGAGGAAGAGGAGGTGGGGCATGGGGATGCAGAGCAGAATGTGGAAGAGGAGGGAGGGCATGGGGATGAAGAGCATATTGATGATTACATAGTTGACCCCGACTACGATATATGGGATGATGACGACGATCTCTTGACAGAGCTGAGATCAACAGGCCAACTACACGGAGAGTCATCAGTTCCAGTTCAAGATGGGGATGAACACGATGTTCAATCAACACAGAGGTCTGGTGGCAGACCAAGGGGTAGTTCACAGCCAGAATTTGGGCCAGGTGGTGTAGAAAGAACCATAAATCCGGATTTGAATGAAGCTGAGTCGGACTATATTGCATCGGATGACAACAACACAGCCTctgattctgatggtcaaacgGGTGCGCGGTTTAACAGGTTCGATGAGGAGGCTGCGAGAGCCAATCCCTCGTTCACCGAAGGAATGTTGTTTGATAATAGGCACCAGTTCAAGAAGGCCTGCAGGGAGTGGGGAATAGTCAACAGGTATCAAGTTTGGTTCCCCACTAATGAGAAGACGCGGGTTAGGTGCAAGTGCTATGCCAAGTGTGGTTTTTTCGTCTTCGCTTCAAAACTAGATATGGCAAATCCGGAAGACGAGACATTCCAAGTGAAGAGCTTTTTCTTGGAACACACTTGTCCTAAGAGGACAACCAACTTCCACGTCACAAGTTCGTATCTGGCAGATAGTTTTTTGGAGGAGTTCAGAAACAATCCCGACTATACCCCTGAGCAGTTTAAGGGCAAGATCCAAAGAGAGCTGAAACAGAACATCCCAATCCAGAAAGCAAGAAGAGCTAAGAGGAAGGCTTTGGATAAGTTGGAGGGGGATGAAGATGGACAGTATGAGAAGATGTATGACTACAGGAGGGAGGTCCTTAGAACAAATCCTGGCAGCACTGTCGAGTTTAAAGAGCCGAGAGGGAAATTTCAAGGCATGTATGTCTGTTTTGATGCGATGAAGCAGGCTTTCAGGAATGGCCTTAGGGAGATTGTGTGCCTTGACGGTTGTTGGCTCAAGGGAAAGTATGGGGGTCAGTTGCTTTCTGCAACCGGTATTGACCCGAATGATTGCATGTACCCCCTTGCAATGGCGTGGGTGAAGGTGGAGAACACAGATTCTTGGATGTGGTTTATGGAGCTGCTGAAGGCGGATCTGCACTTGGGCAACAGCACAGTTTTTATGTCTGATAAACAGAAGGTAATTTCTTTAATCCAGAAGCTTGTTTTGTTTCTTGCTCTCTTTGGTGTATAA
- the LOC126673688 gene encoding E3 ubiquitin-protein ligase SINA-like 10, which translates to MSDNIVRSFNLEVMDCPICCEPLIPPIIQCENGHTTCSTCSVKVKNCHSCTLPIGSMRNRAMEAVVEAVTVFCQNKIYGCTESFSYDGKTKHEKYCSFVPCSCPLPDCTVKGSSKMIYGHCKEMHADSFIPFHFGRRFGVSLNLDDRGLLLQEDTSDTVFVLNNTTSSYGNIITVFCLGPMSNGRCPYDIEIKFTESSVDRFHSSTKNFQDTNSYYRSLTGLLIDSSDRDFFPDGLVKMELCVCRSWELGLEDDI; encoded by the exons ATGTCTGATAATATAGTTCGTTCATTTAATCTTGAAGTTATGGATTGCCCCATCTGCTGCGAACCGTTAATTCCTCCAATTATTCAG tGTGAGAATGGCCACACAACTTGCAGCACATGCTCTGTGAAGGTTAAAAATTGCCATTCTTGCACTTTGCCCATAGGATCAATGAGAAATCGGGCGATGGAAGCGGTCGTGGAGGCTGTTACAGTGTTTTGCCAGAACAAAATTTATGGATGCACTGAAAGCTTCAGTTACGACGGAAAGACAAAACACGAGAAGTACTGTTCCTTCGTACCGTGTTCATGCCCGCTTCCAGACTGCACCGTCAAAGGGTCGTCCAAAATGATTTATGGTCACTGCAAAGAGATGCATGCAGATTCTTTTATACCATTTCATTTTGGACGTAGATTTGGTGTTTCTCTGAACTTGGATGATAGGGGCTTACTTCTCCAAGAGGACACATCAGACACTGTGTTTGTTCTGAACAACACAACGTCTTCTTAtgggaatattataactgtcttTTGTCTGGGACCAATGTCAAACGGACGCTGCCCTTATGACATCGAAATAAAATTTACTGAATCCTCCGTTGACAGGTTTCATTCTTCTACGAAGAATTTTCAAGACACCAACAGTTACTACCGTTCGTTGACAGGGTTACTTATTGATAGCAGTGATCGTGATTTTTTTCCTGACGGGTTGGTAAAGATGGAGCTTTGTGTATGTCGATCATGGGAGCTTGGTTTGGAGGATGACATTTAA
- the LOC126673697 gene encoding uncharacterized protein LOC126673697, with amino-acid sequence MGSKKTTKLGKEEREGKKRKATSEERFFEVFEIILNYNGDFEWFGYFNEDVAVRKFHIEDIGLNSLDKWLLELKVQGLLMYYWRRAGMYTEELIPMENDDHVMDMALAGAQDGSVDVYVRKLSCDDVCNLRPVFGQTLFELKELEDGDDALELQAVAEAEPVQVLQIEGPGEPVEVLQIESPGEPVEVLQSEVVDEPEVVDEPLEKQQSGGSD; translated from the exons ATGGGATCCAAAAAAACGACGAAATtgggaaaagaagaaagagaagggAAGAAACGAAAAG CTACTAGTGAAGAACGTTTTTTTGAGGTCTTTGAAATTATTCTTAACTACAATGGAGACtttgaatggtttggttattttaatgAGGATGTGGCTGTCAGAAAATTTCATATTGAAGATATAGGATTAAATAGTCTAGATAAGTGGTTACTTGAATTGAAGGTTCAGGGATTGCTAATGTATTATTGGAGGCGGGCTGGCATGTATACTGAAGAATTAATTCCTATGGAAAACGATGACCATGTCATGGACATGGCACTGGCTGGGGCACAAGATGGTAGTGTTGATGTGTATGTTAGGAAGTTAAGCTGTGATGACGTGTGCAACCTAAGGCCTGTATTTGGACAAACATTATTTGAGTTGAAAGAACTTGAAGATGGGGATGATGCATTGGAGCTGCAGGCTGTTGCTGAGGCTGAACCAGTGCAGGTGCTGCAGATTGAAGGTCCCGGTGAACCAGTGGAGGTGCTGCAGATTGAAAGTCCTGGTGAACCAGTGGAGGTGCTGCAAAGTGAAGTTGTTGATGAACCTGAAGTTGTTGATGAACCCCTGGAGAAGCAGCAGTCTGGTGGTTCAGACTGA